Proteins from a single region of Psilocybe cubensis strain MGC-MH-2018 chromosome 3, whole genome shotgun sequence:
- a CDS encoding putative methyltransferase C1347.09, which produces MSHHHHDHGHQHPHIHGSDSKDYATANKEHYADAASSQENPKWIELAKRSAQAILARYPFDEESTSVMDFACNRGLLSREIAGYTKLLIGVDISQTPVDLFNEHVSNQGIPPDEMRAVCVELKGEEGELDGLKFDVITSIDDITKTLAFFLKPKGVLFVVDVTPKESDGISASDNNLFPEKFHHVVAHQHGLSESAIRTAFDGAGLLSFSFEPISSVKVHEREATLFIAKGVKPEV; this is translated from the exons ATgtcccaccaccaccatgatCATGGTCACCAACATCCACATATACATGGCTCAGACTCCAAGGACTACGCTACTGCCAATAAGGAGCACTATGCAGATGCTGCGTCCAGTCAAGAAAATCCAAAGTGGATTGAACTTGCCAAAAG ATCAGCGCAAGCGATTCTTGCTCGTTATCCCTTCGATGAGGAATCCACCAGTGTGATGGACTTTGCATGCAATAGAG GCCTTCTCTCCAGAGAGATTGCTGGCTACACCAAATTATTAATCGGCGTGGATATCAGCCAGACACCTGTTGATTTGTTCAATGAACACGTTTCAAACCAGGGTATTCCTCCAGATGAGATGCGCGCGGTCTGCGTTGAGCtcaaaggagaagaaggggaaCTTGATGGACTAAAATTCGATGTGATAACG TCCATCGACGACATCACCAAAACTCTTGCATTTTTCTTAAAACCTAAAGGAGTTTTGTTTGTAGTGGACGTCACTCCGAAAGAATCAGACGGTATTTCTGCCTCGGACAACAATCTTTTCCCAGAAAAGTTCCATCATGTCGTGGCACATCAACACGGTTTGTCCGAAAGTGCAATTAGGACTGCATTCGATGGTGCTGGTTTATTGTCTTTTTCGTTTGAACCAATCTCATCAGTGAAAGTCCACGAACGAGAGGCTACTCTTTTCATTGCAAAGGGAGTCAAGCCAGAGGTGTAG
- a CDS encoding DNA repair protein rev1, which produces MESAVPIASQTNSSDYYDDDSQFLEALNTTVLPGDVPICSPLRDQSLVPSQTCDTLPPTQPSTKRRRDDFQSPEEKDGVQIPSEDEVYGPAHFGDFGEYMRRKRAKLQIQNSDLAQSRESGIFKGLSIYVNGWTRPSVQHLRQMIVQHGGVFQAYLTKKSVVTHIITCSLTPAKIREFKHMKVVRPEWLTESIKNGKLLSWKDFKYVHQERIEPTQGAKSNQESLLQATKSAPSTIPPVDPLSNTTPLAFKHPVSAELNAEEQHSAHDSIPGSDPCNKGDQPRLPSYAADESNPNAKRAMANPEWRKAHTSVSTDFIDGYYKNSRLHHLSTWKSELKNLVQEAQERAESGSSSERVGKIASEQHEGFSGGLSMKGSEFVMRSPKKWKGKERATGDEDRVIMHCDFDCFFVSAGLVSRPELKGKPVVVCHSQGSQGGASSTSEIASASYEARGFGIKNGMSLQQARQLCPDIITIPYEFDRYKEYSLKFYTVLMAHADDLQAVSVDEALIDVTTAVNQLRVQSGAHNPAKDFAEIIRAQVHYATKCEISIGISHNILLARLATRRAKPAGSYHLLPENIPEIMAPLQISDLHGFGWSTKRKAQEKLGVITLGELAKKSKGVLIEALGKATGETLYNAIRGVDDKKLESDKPRKSVSCEINYGIRFENNEQAESFIRQMATEVKKRLDAINMVGRSITLKIMKRDPTAPVEPPKFLGHGACDLFNKQMPLIDPGGKATSDAEIIGNHACKLLKSFHFDPKELRGIGIQVQKLESCTAAIMVPQGQALLPFKSKTSSSTDASNTAGYNKQTPERSSDAGFALANPTTHTHADFDLPSFSQVDMSVFEALPRDVREELETEYKRRSASPFTSAGPIGDPMKSLAPQQVQVTKRRSVTPSVFPQKPEGRGSNYKRIAQQLAPRTGASVSPQKSSIYTWAKKLQEKKKPTGVRITNVALRDLNLDPDVFFMLPLKVQREQLVRARLIKQKGAIPEPPPKKKILKPRKHELPPDFVPYRAPKPKANHPPPPFLRQQGPNKGEKLYFTETDDIQAVVEKWVMAYRHWAPRNKDVEFLSKFLVQSVDRSKATDVGVERAVAVMKWWMVLLRRFFPTSEYLDEDDLACSQRDTVGEAWWDALYGVQDEMDNVTAKRFGGRLSYK; this is translated from the exons ATGGAGTCTGCGGTGCCCATAGCGTCCCAGACCAATTCTTCAGACTACTATGACGACGACTCTCAATTTTTGGAAGCTCTGAATACCACTGTACTCCCTGGAGATGTGCCCATATGCAGTCCTCTAAGAGATCAGTCTTTAGTACCATCTCAAACTTGTGACACCCTTCCCCCAACCCAACCCTCTACAAAGCGACGTCGTGACGATTTTCAATCTCcagaagaaaaggatggGGTACAAATCCCGTCTGAAGATGAGGTCTACGGACCAGCTCATTTTGGAGATTTTGGAGAGTATATGCGAAGGAAGAGGGCCAAACTTCAAATACAGAACAGTGATCTGGCGCAGTCCCGTGAATCTGGGATATTCAAGGGTCTGTCGATATAT GTCAATGGATGGACCCGTCCATCTGTGCAACACTTGCGACAGATGATAGTTCAGCATGGTGGTGTTTTTCAGGCCTATCTTACAAAAAAATCCGTTGT CACCCATATCATCACATGCTCCCTCACTCCTGCGAAAATCCGAGAGTTTAAGCATATGAAAGTTGTTCGTCCTGAATGGCTTACTGAAAGCATTAAGAACGGGAAACTTTTGTCATGGAAAGATTTTAAATATGTGCATCAGGAGCGCATTGAACCTACTCAAGGGGCCAAGAGCAATCAAGAAAGCCTTCTTCAAGCCACCAAATCTGCACCATCAACGATCCCGCCGGTTGATCCGCTAAGCAACACTACACCACTGGCGTTCAAACATCCAGTATCCGCGGAATTGAATGCCGAGGAACAGCATTCAGCCCATGATTCCATACCTGGTAGCGATCCATGCAACAAAGGAGATCAACCACGGTTACCCAGCTATGCTGCTGACGAGTCTAACCCAAACGCGAAACGGGCAATGGCCAATCCTGAATGGCGAAAAGCTCATACCTCGGTATCTACAGACTTTATTGATGGCTATTACAAAAACTCGCGTCTCCATCACTTATCTACCTGGAAGTCTGAGTTGAAGAATCTTGTTCAAGAAGCACAAGAACGCGCTGAATCTGGCTCGTCATCGGAACGTGTTGGAAAGATAGCTTCTGAGCAACACGAAGGATTCTCTGGTGGCCTCAGTATGAAAGGATCTGAATTCGTCATGAGGTCTCCAAAAAAGTGGAAAGGTAAAGAAAGAGCTACAGGCGATGAGGACCGAGTTATCATGCATTGCGATTTCGACTGTTTCTTCGTGTCTGCTGGTTTGGTTTCCCGTCCGGAATTGAAAGGGAAACCCGTTGTAGTGTGTCACTCGCAAGGTAGTCAGGGCGGGGCTTCCAGCACTAGCGAAATTGCTAGTGCCAGTTATGAAGCCAGGGGGTTTGGTATCAAGAACGGTATGAG CTTACAGCAAGCTCGTCAATTATGCCCTGATATCATAACTATACCTTATGAATTCGATCG CTATAAGGAATATTCTCTCAAGTTCTACACAGTCTTAATGGCACACGCCGATGACCTTCAAGCTGTCTCCGTCGATGAAGCGCTTATTGATGTAACTACTGCCGTCAACCAATTACGGGTACAAAGTGGCGCACACAATCCAGCAAAAGACTTTGCAGAAATAATTCGTGCTCAGGTGCACTACGCGACAAAATGCGAAA TCAGCATCGGTATATCACACAACATACTACTGGCTCGGCTTGCTACACGACGCGCTAAACCAGCAGGTTCTTATCATTTGTTACCTGAAAATATCCCAGAAATAATGGCTCCATTACAAATTTCCGATCTCCATGGATTTGGTTGGTCAACCAAACGGAAAGCACAAGAAAAGCTTGGAGTAATCACTCTCGGAGAACTGgcgaagaaaagcaaaggcGTTCTGATAGAGGCCCTTGGAAAGGCTACAGGCGAAACGCTATACAACGCTATCCGTGGTGTTGATGACAAGAAGTTGGAATCCGATAAACCTAGGAAATCAGTATCATGCGAGATAAAC TATGGCATTCGTTTCGAGAACAATGAACAGGCTGAATCATTTATTCGTCAAATGGCAACtgaagtaaaaaaaagattGGATGCAATTAACATGGTGGGCCGATCGATAACTTTGAAGATTATGAAACGTGATCCGACAGCCCCAGTCGAGCCACCAAAA TTTCTAGGGCATGGCGCATGCGATCTCTTCAACAAACAAATGCCTCTCATTGATCCCGGAGGAAAGGCAACGAGTGATGCAGAAATCATTGGGAATCACGCCTGCAAGTTGTTGAAATCATTTCATTTCGACCCAAAAGAATTAAGGGGCATTGGGATACAAGTACAGAAGCTTGAATCCTGTACGGCTGCCATAATGGTACCGCAAGGGCAAGCATTACTTCCCTTTAAAAGTAaaacttcaagttcaacagATGCCTCCAATACCGCTGGGTATAATAAGCAAACTCCGGAAAGGAGCAGCGACGCTGGTTTTGCTCTAGCGAACCCAACGACACACACACATGCTGATTTTGACTTGCCATCTTTTTCTCAAGTTGATATGTCTGTGTTTGAAGCTCTTCCTAGGGATGTCCGGGAGGAACTCGAGACCGAGTACAAGCGCCGTTCAGCCTCCCCTTTCACTTCTGCAGGTCCTATTGGTGACCCTATGAAAAGTCTTGCTCCTCAACAAGTTCAGGTAACCAAACGAAGGTCTGTTACTCCATCCGTTTTCCCTCAAAAACCAGAAGGAAGAGGGTCAAACTACAAGCGAATCGCGCAGCAGCTCGCACCTCGCACTGGTGCCAGTGTTTCGCCTCAGAAGAGTTCCATATACACGTGGGCAAAGAAACttcaggaaaagaagaagccgACTGGTGTCAGAATCACAAATGTGGCCTTGAGGGATCTGAACCTTGACCCTGATGTCTTTTTCATGTTGCCCTTGAAGGTGCAGCGCGAGCAACTTGTGAGGGCACGCCTAATCAAGCAAAAAGGCGCCATTCCGGAACCTCCCccaaagaagaagattttgaAGCCCCGCAAGCACGAACTGCCTCCGGATTTTGTACCCTATCGTGCTCCCAAACCGAAGGCGAATCATCCTCCGCCACCCTTTCTCCGCCAACAAGGGCCCAATAAAGGGGAAAAATTGTACTTTACGGAGACAGATGATATTCAGGCTGTTGTGGAAAAGTGGGTTATGGCATACAGGCATTGGGCACCTCGTAACAAGGACGTTGAGTTCTtgtcaaaatttttggtGCAATCTGTCGACCGTTCGAAAGCGACGGACGTAGGTGTTGAGCGGGCAGTGGCAGTGATGAAGTGGTGGATGGTTTTGCTCCGACGATTCTTTCCCACTTCTGAGTATCTAGATGAGGACGACCTTGCTTGTAGCCAGAGAGACACTGTTGGGGAAGCTTGGTGGGATGCTTTATATGGAGTGCAAGATGAAATGGATAATGTCACTGCGAAGAGGTTCGGGGGTCGACTTTCCTACAAATAG
- a CDS encoding Phosducin-like protein 3 — protein MAVNPNEDTEFNDALRKYGIIGPRESTPPSPSPPPSPTLDDVLDEFTAKELQELSEDVNNEETERLIAVYRQKRIDEERRDRLRARFGEVYPIGREDYTREVTDASKVDEEDDNEEKGTGVICFLYKDGIPRSDRAFQHVRGLARKYPRSKFVSIVGDKCIPNLPDSRVPMLIVYRKGEIRQQIVAWGADRERRQEELEAILLVTGALDIPDRVEPTGGKDEEEDEDFEEDDGDPSSRMRSAATSTNARAPRNIRSQKKKDDSDSDFEFDM, from the exons ATGGCTGTAAACCCAAATGAAGACACCGAATT CAACGATGCGCTCAGGAAGTATGGAATCATTGGTCCCAGGGAGTCAACCCCCCCTTCCCCGTCTCCGCCACCGTCGCCAACTTTGGACGATGTTTTAGACGAATTTACGGCAAAAGAACTTCAAGAATTAAGCGAGGATGTCAATAATGAAGAAACTGAACGCTTAATAGCCGTTTATAGGCAGAAAAGGATTGATGAGGAACGTAGGGATAGACTCCGAGCACGATTTGGAGAAGTCTATCCTATCGGAAGGGAAGATTACACTAGAGAAGTCACAGATGCAAGTAAAgtagatgaggaggatgacaaCGAAGAAAAGGGTACAGGTGTGATATGTTTTTTGTATAAAGATGG GATACCTAGAAGCGATCGCGCCTTTCAGCACGTTCGTGGCTTAGCAAGAAAATACCCTCGTAGCAAATTTGTTTCGATAGTTGGAGATAAATGTATCCCCAACCTTCCAGATTCCAGAGTCCCCATGTTGATCGTGTACAGAAAAGGGGAAATCAGACAACAAATTGTTGCATGGGGTGCTGATCGTGAACGTCGTCAAGAGG AACTCGAAGCTATTTTACTAGTAACGGGTGCTCTTGATATCCCAGATCGTGTAGAGCCAACAGGAGGaaaagacgaggaagaagatgaagattttGAGGAAGACGATGGTGACCCTTCATCTAGGATGCGCTCAGCCGCAACATCTACGAATGCGCGCGCTCCCAGGAACATTAGGTctcaaaaaaagaaggacGACTCAGATTCAGATTTCGAATTCGACATGTAA
- a CDS encoding Endoribonuclease Dicer-like protein 3a (Endoribonuclease Dicer homolog 3a), whose product MSADDLIKESLLPRRYQEEIFSRAQQGNVIAAMDTGSGKTLVSLLLIKWISSQEKSIGKLIAFLVPKVALVEQQYAFILNNSSLRVAKFHGALDLDLSDRIGWKERLEGCDVVVMTAQVFLNILTHSLWALDKVSLMIFDECHHARKNHPYNGVLREYFHSPTHLRPKIFGMTASPIWNVKDPRGSLASLEKNLDAKVTAVRDHVQELVAHSPKATELVRVYSRPPAEYDFPSPTLFQCLKVIDIQLWNQLDIPWANIENRYLVTLNDLGPYCASLFLYQEIHYHACRVIVENKQSIVAKLDDVMAMEGILPVPPSCSTPFPDDFSLLADILYEYTDIFPTGTSGLPLSTHVPLAWCTPKVKLLVDILCAFLTGQGTNSDGISKQTDRTHGDPVKRFRDRQINILVATSVAEEGLDFKECDLVVRFDPLQHMVGYVQSRGRARKDGSTYVVMIQENDTAQLEKYHALKQKEPEVNRVYQTRHMDIDDDESGSDDETDPVDMMARERYVVPSTGAVLNYDNSLNLLNYLCSLIPCDAFTTAHVPKYGGDFQATVQLPRALPLSPEDLFFSGPIRRSKREARRAVAFKAVKRLKELDVFDEYLLPMAKHSEDGESIGKTHRPQKTKRPEIPVIMNVLIRDPWCIGNKLWIHPIVIGERLVAGLVTGTPLHPEEITIAGQPVKTLPAKLLTFEKDDEYDQRAVMHEFTKLGIWYTITSRPLTSSLSLYLVPVTAALLPDFHAMELLLSNPHGISDWSQVSEEDYEKLVVISVNHWGSIHLLRRIRHDLSPMSVPTPGSREAAGATYYEYWMAKWARKKRPALVPCDGPLLEALRRPRSNMGAYSMDHTSANTVMVSVPDGRLLPLRKCNWLPISSSILDAFDVLPVLCRRMTDCYRAQSARFELGLPAITTNLIIEAFTIPSATMPFNNQRMETLGDAVLQLCTTVHLLNKYPNRHEGQLSNLRQRYVQNQFLLRRALDLAFGRFVNSEIPSIFKYRYVLQSPLYTDSIIPQRYYNSAYPRRSLQDCMEAILGASFLAGSIPLSLQTGTALGLEFGGSLPWFMRYSQNIEPTTIAPLFSSLEKDLGYKFRYNHLLLESLSHPSCTNSNVPSYQRLEFLGDAILDLVVIYYLFRKFPDATSHQLALPRTKAICSPSLAYLAVRKLALHKVMLSNSINLTTAIDFYSPLLENLSGKEIVKNGWKYDPPKALSDVFESVIGAVLVDSGYDYEKTASVVEHVMSDVLEALSPAVDKDPVSELLEWTAVSARKKNKTYDMVEQEGIAVTVHGTMIVGPIVSASLTVAKFAAAERALTVLKDPMSENSLLCLCDCAFTMKVMLPPIANLQQCTENNFPQDNASDEEDEAMEVQT is encoded by the exons ATGAGTGCCGACGACCTGATTAAAGAGTCGCTGCTGCCGAGGCGCTATCAAGAAGAAATATTCTCAAGAGCACAACAAG GGAATGTTATTGCGGCGATGGATACTGGCTCTGGTAAAACCCTCGTCAGTTTACTCCTCATCAAATGGATTTCTTCGCAGGAAAAATCCATTGGTAAACTTATAGCCTTTCTGGTCCCGAAGGTCGCGCTCGTGGAACAGCAATACGCGTTCATCCTTAATAACTCGTCCCTAAGAGTCGCAAAATTCCATGGAGCACTAGACTTAGATTTAAGTGATAGAATCGGGTGGAAGGAACGTCTCGAAGGCTGTGACGTGGTTGTAATGACTG CCCAGGTATTCCTCAATATCTTGACCCATTCACTTTGGGCTCTAGATAAGGTATCGTTGATGATTTTTGATGAATGTCACCATGCTCGAAAGAATCATCCATATAATGGCGTTCTACGCGAATATTTTCATAGTCCTACTCATCTTCGCCCGAAGATCTTTGGAATGACGGCTTCTCCTATCTGGAATGTAAAGGATCCACGAGGATCTCTAGCTAGTCTGGAAAAAAATTTGGACGCGAAAGTCACTGCAGTCCGCGATCACGTTCAAGAACTCGTTGCTCATTCTCCCAAAGCCACGGAA TTGGTTAGAGTTTACTCCCGTCCTCCTGCAGAATATGACTTCCCTTCACCCACCTTATTCCAGTGCCTCAAAGTTATTGATATCCAGCTCTGGAATCAGTTGGACATCCCTTGGGCAAATATAGAAAACCGCTATCTTGTCACACTGAATGACCTGGGACCATATTGTGCTTCTTTGTTTCTCTATCAAGAAATTCATTACCATGCTTGTAGAGTGATTGTCGAGAACAAGCAATCGATCGTGGCAAAACTTGATGATGTGATGGCAATGGAGGGAATTCTACCTGTTCCTCCTTCATGCTCGACGCCTTTTCCAGATGACTTCTCCTTACTTGCTGATATCCTTTATGAATACACGGATATATTTCCAACTGGGACTAGCGGTCTGCCACTCTCAACGCATGTGCCATTGGCTTGGTGCACACCAAAAGTGAAGCTACTGGTCGACATCCTG TGTGCCTTTCTCACTGGGCAAGGGACAAATAGCGATGGAATCTCAAAGCAAACAGATCGCACTCATGGAGACCCTGTGAAACGTTTTAGGGACCGCCAAATTAATATTC TCGTTGCGACATCAGTTGCTGAGGAAGGGTTAGATTTTAAG GAATGTGATCTTGTTGTCCGGTTTGATCCTCTTCAACATATGGTTGGATATGTTCAGTCCCGAGGCCGAGCGAGAAAGGATGGGTCAACATATGTTGTGATGATCCAAGAGAACGACACAGCCCAGCTCGAAAAGTATCATGCTCTAAAACAGAAAGAGCCTGAAGTCAATCGCGTCTACCAAACTCGTCATATGgatattgatgatgatgaatctGGCAGCGACGATGAAACGGACCCTGTCGATATGATGGCACGTGAGAGATATGTTGTACCATCCACAGGAGCTGTACTCAACTACGACAACTCCCTGAACCTCCTCAATTATCTTTGTTCCCTCATTCCTTGTGACGCATTCACCACCGCTCATGTTCCTAAGTACGGAGGTGACTTCCAGGCTACAGTCCAGCTTCCTCGAGCTTTACCTCTCTCACCTGAggaccttttcttttctggcCCAATCAGGCGGTCCAAAAGGGAAGCTCGACGAGCTGTCGCCTTCAAGGCTGTAAAACGGTTAAAAGAACTCGATGTCTTTGATGAATACCTCCTTCCCATGGCGAAACACTCGGAAGATGGAGAATCGATAGGAAAAACCCACCGTCCCCAGAAAACTAAGCGTCCTGAAATACCCGTGATTATGAATGTGTTGATTCGCGACCCATGGTGTATTGGAAATAAATTATGGATTCATCCTATTGTCATCGGTGAACGGCTTGTCGCAGGACTGGTAACTGGTACTCCACTGCATCCGGAAGAAATAACCATTGCTGGGCAACCGGTGAAAACACTCCCAGCAAAACTTCTCACTTTTGAAAAGGATGATGAATACGACCAAAGAGCAGTTATGCACGAATTCACCAAATTAGGAATTTGGTATACCATCACTTCAAGACCCTTAACTTCTTCTCTCAGCCTTTACCTCGTGCCGGTCACAGCTGCACTATTGCCCGACTTCCATGCAATGGAGCTACTCTTGTCGAACCCTCATGGCATTAGCGACTGGAGTCAAGTATCGGAAGAAGATTACGAAAAGTTAGTTGTCATCTCCGTCAATCACTGGGGGAGTATCCATCTGCTCCGAAGGATTCGTCATGATTTGTCTCCCATGTCCGTGCCTACACCCGGTTCTCGAGAAGCTGCGGGCGCAACCTATTATGAATACTGGATGGCAAAATGGGCAAGAAAAAAACGTCCGGCTCTCGTTCCATGTGACGGTCCGCTCTTAGAGGCTCTACGTCGTCCACGTTCAAATATGGGGGCGTATTCCATGGATCATACTTCGGCCAATACCGTCATGGTCTCTGTGCCGGATGGTCGTTTATTGCCACTGAGGAAATGTAACTGGTTGCCAATTTCTAGCTCGATTCTTGACGCCTTCGACGTACTTCCTGTCTTATGTCGCCGCATGACAGATTGTTATAGAGCACAATCAGCACGATTTGAATTGGGATTACCAGCTATAACAACTAATCTAATTATCGAGGCTTTCACAATTCCGTCGGCCACGATGCCGTTTAACAATCAACGAATGGAAACCTTAGGCGACGCTGTCTTGCAACTGTGCACTACTGTCCACCTCCTGAATAAATATCCTAACCGACACGAAGGCCAACTGTCTAATTTGCGACAAAGATATGTCCAAAATCAATTTCTTTTACGCAGAGCACTGGACCTTGCGTTCGGACGCTTTGTAAATTCAGAAATTCCGAGTATTTTCAAATATAGATATGTGCTGCAATCTCCGCTTTACACAGACAGTATAATTCCTCAAAGATACTACAACAGTGCATATCCGCGACGTAGTTTGCAAGATTGCATGGAAGCAATTTTAggggccagctttcttgcgGGCAGCATTCCACTTTCTTTGCAGACAGGAACCGCTTTAGGTCTTGAGTTCGGAGGATCACTTCCATGGTTCATGCGCTATAGTCAAAACATTGAACCAACGACTATTGCTCCTCTATTTTCTAGCTTGGAGAAAGATCTCGGTTATAAATTTCGCTATAATCATCTTTTACTGGAGAGCCTCAGCCATCCCTCGTGCACTAACTCGAACGTTCCTTCATACCAGCGTCTAGAATTTTTAGGAGACG CCATCCTCGATTTGGTGGTCATTTATTACCTATTTCGCAAATTTCCTGATGCGACTTCTCATCAGCTAGCTTTGCCGAGGACAAAGGCTATTTGTTCTCCCAGCCTGGCTTATCTAGCTGTTCGCAAATTGGCACTACATAAAGTGATGCTGAGCAACAGTATCAACTTGACCACAGCCATTGACTTTTATTCACCGCTGTTGGAAAACCTTTCGGGAAAAGAAATCGTCAAAAATGGGTGGAAATATGATCCTCCTAAAGCCCTTAGTGATGTCTTTGAGAGCGTCATTGGAGCGGTGCTGGTGGATTCTGGGTACGACTATGAAAAGACAGCTAGCGTTGTAGAGCATGTCATGTCAGATGTTTTGGAAGCCCTTTCTCCAGCTGTAGACAAAGATCCTGTTAGTGAACTCTTGGAGTGGACTGCGG TGTCTGCCagaaaaaagaataaaacCTATGATATGGTGGAGCAGGAGGGGATTGCAGTCACAGTACATGGGACTATGATAGTCGGACCGATTGTCTCGGCAAGCTTGACGGTTGCAAAGTTTGCCGCTGCCGAAAGAGCTCTGACTGTTCTCAAAGATCCCATGTCAGAGAATTCGcttctctgtctctgtgATTGTGCATTCACAATGAAAGTGATGCTGCCTCCTATTGCGAATTTACAACAATGCACAGAGAATAATTTCCCGCAGGACAATGCATcggatgaagaagacgaagcgATGGAAGTCCAAACTTAA
- a CDS encoding Peroxisomal protein 2: MTAGVRSGDVSESPVFQNPWYIVATVVFSASNQPEGVKYVLENVLEDLGHYHEQEDLEKQSKKLAQKMREAIFKSGMISGYSKVFLIDVNSLALQRMILVVKAINSLQVLNTAIPDEWKVTEIQRDTSISLAEYEAKGMSTFRSIYGETADSVDGLLTTIYPDLGWFSRTIAYGITYGHGETLSQLETSYTLVAALIASDTPQQIGWHLDGAKRGGATTEEVKAIRQISMEVAKFSGIKWKHGVPEVT; encoded by the exons ATGACTGCAGGCGTTCGTTCTGGAGACGTCTCAGAATCTCCTG TCTTTCAGAACCCTTGGTACATCGTTGCCACTGTCGTATTCAGTGCAAGTAATCAACCGGAGGGAGTGAAGTATGTTTTGGAGAACGTTCTCGAAGATCTCGGTCATTATCACGAACAAGAGGACCTTGAAAAACAATCCAAGAAACTTGCTCAGAAAATGCGCGAAGCCATCTTCAAGTCCGGAATGATAAGTGGTTATTCAAAGGTATTCCTCATTGATGTTAATTCATTAGCACTGCAAAGAATGATATTAGTCGTGAAGGCTATCAACTCTCTGCAAGTATTGAATACAGCAATTCCAGATGAGTGGAAAGTAACCGAGATACAAAG AGATACTAGTATTTCGCTTGCGGAATATGAGGCGAAGGGGATGTCTACGTTTCGTTCAATCTATGGAGAAACCGCTGATTCTGTCGACGGATTACTCACTACCATATATCCTGATCTTG GATGGTTTTCAAGAACGATTGCGTACGGAATAACGTATGGACACGGAGAAACTTTATCACAACTTGAAACATCATATACGTTGGTTGCAGCTCTGATTGCAAGCGATACGCCTCAGCAAATAGGATGGCACCTTGACGGCGCCAAACGAGGCGGAGCCACTACAGAAGAAGTGAAAGCCATCAGGCAAATATCTATGGAGGTTGCCAAATTTTCGGGAATTAAATGGAAACACGGTGTGCCAGAGGTGACCTGA